The nucleotide sequence TCTTACCGCTTTTCGGATCTACACCCAAGATTCTTTCGCCGGTTGCCCTATCAGCATTTTCTTCCACATCTTCAATTCTCGGATGGAACTTGGAGTAGAAATCCGTCATCATTTCCTTCCACTTCTGGTCGCCATTGGCAATCTCATCAAAGCCTTCTTCTACTCTTGCAGTGAAGCCGTAGTCCAGGATCTCAGCAAAATTATCGGTTAAGAAGTCATTTACTACTTCGCCAATGTCCGTTGGAACAAATTTATTCTTATCTCCGCCAAACTTCTCTTCGAGAACTTCTTTCTTCACACCAGATTTGCCCAATGTCATCTTAACGATCTCTCTTGTCTGCGGCTCTATTTCTCTCTTATCTACATACTCACGGTTCTGGATCGTCTGAATTGTGGGTGCATAGGTAGATGGACGTCCGATTCCCAGTTCTTCCAACTTCTTCACCAATCCTGCCTCGGTAAATCTTGCAGCTGGTTTTGTGAATTTTTCTGTTGCCGTGATGGTTTTATAATCTAGGATTTCTCCTACTTTTACTTTTGGTAATAGCTTTTCATTGCTATCATCGTCATCATCTTCTGTTTTTACGATGCCATAAGCCTTGAGGAAACCATCGAATATAATCACTTCTCCCTGCGCTTCAAAATGCTGAGGCAATTTCGGATTCCCGATTTCGATCACCGTTTTCTCTATTTTCGCATTCTCCATCTGGGAAGCAAGCGTTCTTCTATAGATCAATTGATACAGCTTGTTTAGCTGCGCATCGCCTACGGTTTTCACCGAAAAATCTGTCGGGCGAATGGCCTCGTGTGCTTCCTGTGCAGACGATGATTTTGTTGTATAATTTCTTGGCTTAGAATAATTTTCGCCGTATTCTGAAAGAATCTGAGCTTTCGCACCATTAATCGCTTCCTGAGAAAGATTCACGGAATCCGTTCTCATATAGGTAATGAATCCTTCCTCGTAAAGTCGCTGCGCCAGTCGCATAGTAGTGGTAACATTATATCCTAGTCTGGAAGATGCTTCCTGTTGTAATGTAGATGTTGTAAATGGAGCCGAAGCAGTTCTGGTTCCCGGTCTGGTTTCTACATTAAGAACTTTGAATTCTGTGGATTGAGCTTGCTGCAGAAAAGTCTCTGCATCTGATTCCTTCTCAAAATCTTTTTTCAGTTTTGCCGCAATTTCCTGCTTTCCATCATTCAGAAAAACCCCTTCCACTTTGAAACTTGGTTTCGGTACAAACTCACGGATTTCTTTTTCTCTCTCTACAATCAATCTTACTGCCACCGACTGCACTCTTCCCGCAGACAATCCTGTCTTCACTTTTTTCCACAGAACGGGCGACATCTCGAAACCAACGATCCTGTCCAGAACTCTCCTCGCCTGCTGAGCGTTTACCAAATTCTGATCAATATCTCTCGGATTTTCAATCGCTTTTAGAATGGCATTTTTTGTGATCTCGTGGAAAACAATTCTTTTTCGGTTTTCCGGCTTCAATTTTAATTCTTCAGCAAGATGCCACGCAATCGCTTCACCTTCGCGGTCTTCATCGGACGCCAACCAAACCATTTCTGATTTTTTTACTGCGGCCTTCAGCTCGGTCACGAGCTTCTTTTTATCGGCAGACACTTCATAGTCGGGTGTGAAATTCGACAAGTCGATTCCCATCCCTTTTTTAGGCAGATCACGGATATGTCCAAAGCTGGATTTGACCTCGTAATCCTTACCTAAATATTTCTGAATTGTTTTTGCTTTTGCCGGAGACTCGACGATGACTAAATTTTTTGACATCCTAGAAAAATTTTTGCAAAAGTAGGAGTTTTTTTATTATCAATTTCTGCAAAACTCATTTCTACTGTCTATACCTTATATATATTGTTGAGTTTTACTATAAAATTACACGAGTGATGACTATAAATATCTACTTTTTTCACTAAATTCGCAGACTTAATAAATAAAGAACACGATTTTTAGACGTTGATAATGAATAAGTTCGCAGAATACACAAACCTGAATCTTACCGAAACTGCCAAAACCATTGCAGAATTCTGGAAAAACAATGACACTTTCAAAAAATCCGTGGAAATCCGACAAGGACAACCGGAGTTTGTTTTTTATGAAGGACCACCTTCCGCCAACGGAATGCCGGGAATTCACCACGTAATGGCAAGAGCGATTAAGGATATTTTCTGCAGATACCAGACTCAAAATGGCAAGCAGGTCTTTAGAAAAGCAGGTTGGGACACGCACGGACTTCCTGTGGAACTGGGCGTTGAGAAAGAATTGGGTATTACCAAAGAAGACATCGGCAAAAAAATCAGCATCGAAGAATACAACGAAGCTTGTCGAAACGCCGTGATGCGCTACACCGATGTCTGGAACGATATGACCGAGAAAATTGGCTATTGGGTAGATATGGAAAATCCGTACATCACCTACAAACCAAAATATATGGAGTCGGTTTGGTGGCTATTGAAGCAGATTTATAATAAAGGTCTGATTTACAAAGGCTACACTATCCAGCCATATTCTCCGAAAGCGGGAACGGGATTATCTTCACACGAAGTGAATCAGCCCGGCGCCTACCGTGATGTCACCGACACGACTGTTGTCGCGCAATTCAAAACCTTGCCGGAAACTTTGCCGTCATTTTTACAAGGTTTTGGCGATGTTCATTTCTTGGCTTGGACGACAACGCCTTGGACTTTGCCATCAAACACGGCTTTGACTGTTGGGCCAAAAATCGATTATGTTTTAGTCAAGACTTTCAATCAATATACTTTTGAACCGATTAATATTGTTTTAGCAAAACCTTTAGTTGGAAAACAATTCGGAAAGAAATATGTAGAAGGAAGCGATGAAGATTTCGCCAATTATACTTCCGAGAAAAAAACTATTCCTTATCAGATTTTAGCAGAATTCAAAGGTGCTGATTTGGTTGGGATTAAATATGAGCAACTTTTAGATTACGCTACACCTTATCAAAATCCTGAGAACGCTTTCCGAGTGATTGCTGGAGATTTTGTAACGACGGAAGACGGAACGGGAATCGTACACACCGCGCCAACTTTTGGTGCAGATGATGCGAAAGTGGCAAAAGAAGCTTCGCCGGAAGTTCCGCCAATGCTGGTTTTGGATGATAACGGAAATCCAGTTCCTTTGGTAGATTTGCAAGGTCGATTCTTATCTGTTGTTAATGATGAAATCTATGGTTTTGCGAACGAATACGTGAAGTCTGAATATCTCAATGATGAAGAAAAAGCAACAGAATTCAATATTCAGAAAGAAAATTTAAAATCAATCATTACAGATTTAAAAGCCTATCTTTCTGTAGATGAGAGAATTGCACTTAAACTCAGAAAAGAAAACAAAGCCTTCAAAGTTGAAAAATATGTTCACAGCTATCCACATAGCTGGAGAACCGATGAGCCCTTGTTATATTACCCATTAGATTCTTGGTTCATCAAAGTAACTGAGGTAAAAGACAGAATGTTCGACTTGAACGAAACCATCAACTGGAAACCAAAATCCACAGGTGAAGGCCGTTTCGGGAATTGGCTGAAAAACGCCAACGACTGGAATCTTTCCCGCTCAAGATATTGGGGAATTCCGTTGCCAATCTGGAGAACTGAGGATAAGAAAGAGGAAGTAATCATTGGTTCTATAGAGGAATTATACAACGCAATAGAAAAATCAATTGAAGCCGGTTTCCAGAAAGAAAATCCGTTCAAAGATTTCGAAATTGGAAATATGTCCGAAGAAAACTACGCAAAAGTAGATCTTCACAAAAATATTGTCGATCAGATTACGCTGGTTTCCGAATCAGGAAAACCAATGAAGCGTGAAAGCGATCTGATAGATGTTTGGTTTGATTCCGGAGCGATGCCTTATGCGCAATTGCATTATCCGTTTGAAAACAAAGAGCTAATTGACAACAATAAAGCTTTCCCTGCAGATTTCATCGCAGAAGGCGTAGATCAGACGCGTGGCTGGTTTTATACGCTTCACGCCATTGCAACAACAGTTTTTGATTCTGTAGCTTATAAAAATGTAATGAGCAACGGACTTGTTTTGGACAAAAATGGCGTTAAAATGTCAAAATCCAAAGGCAATACTATTGATCCTTTTGAAACCATTTCCACTTACGGACCAGATGCGACACGCTGGTATATGATTTCCAATGCGAATCCTTGGGAAAACCTGAAATTTGACATTGAGGGTATTGATGAAGTGCGCAGAAAATTCTTCGGAACACTTTATAACACCTACTCTTTTTTCGCTTTATATGCCAATGTTGACGGATTTAATTATGCTGAAAAACAAGTTGAAGACAGACCGGAAATTGACCGTTGGATTTTATCTGAACTGAATCTTTTAATCAAAGACGTCAAAGCATTATACGAAGATTACGAACCCACGAGAGTGGCGAGAGAAATCAGCACTTTTGTGAATGACAATCTATCCAACTGGTACGTAAGACTTTGCAGACGACGTTTCTGGAAAGGCGATTACAGCGATGATAAAATCTCTGCCTACCAAACTTTATACACCTGTCTGGAAACGGTTGCAAAACTTTCTGCACCAATTGCACCATTCTTTATGGATCAGCTGTTCCAGGATTTGAATAAAGTGACCGGAAAAGATTCTGTAAATTCTATTCACCTGACAGATTTCCCTGTGGCAGATGAAAGTCTGATTGATACAGATTTGGTAGAAAAAACGCATTTGGCTCAAACCATCACAAGTATGGTTTTCTCTCTTAGAAAGAAGGAAAATGTGAAGGTTCGTCAGCCGCTTCAAAAAGTGTTGATTCCTGTCTTAGATAAGAAAACCGAAGAGCAGATTTTGGCAGTTGCAGAATTAATAAAACAAGAAGTGAATGTTAAAGAATTGCAGCTAATCAATGCGGAAGAAGCTTCTCATTTAATTATTAAACAAATTAAACCGAATTTCAAAACCTTAGGTGCGAGATTAGGAAAGGATATGAAAACTGTTGCCGGAGCAATTTCTAGTTTCACTACAGAACAAATTGCAGATCTTGAAAAAACAGGAAAAGCAGACGTTTCCGGTTACGAAATCACGGTTGAAGATGTAGAAATCTCCACCAAAGACATCCCAGGATGGACTGTGGCTAGCGAAGGCAAAACAACTGTGGCATTAGATTTGACACTGACGGAAGAGTTGAAAGCTGAAGGGATCGCAAGAGAATTGATAAACAGAATTCAGAATCTGAGAAAAGATAAAAATTTCGAATTAACAGACAGAATTTCTATCCGATTAGAAGAATCTTGCCCTTTCAAAAAAGAATTTATTAACAATCAAATATATATTTCGTCAGAAGTATTGTCGGATAAAATAGAATTTGTAAATTCACTTTCAAAATTTGAAGAAATAGAGATAGATGAAGTAAAATTCCGTATTGAAATTGAAAAAATATAATCCATATTACTTTTTTATTAAGGATTTATGAATTGAAGTTTCAAGCGGATTATTTTTCGAATTTTATCTTTATTCTTGTCGACTGGAAATTTAGCGATGGCGCATCGCAAATTAAAATTAAAATTTGAACAATTAATAACTAGATGGAAATGGCAGACGAAAAACTAAGATATAGTGACGCTGAACTTCAGGAATTTAAAAAATTAATTCAGGATAAAATTGCAAAAGCAGAGAATGATCTCGGCCTGATTAAAGAGAATTTTATCAATAATCAGAATAACGGAACGGATGACACATCCCCTACGTTCAAAGCTTTTGAGGAGGGTGCGGAAACGCTGAGCAAGGAGCAAAATGCCATACTGGCGTCTAGACAAGAAAAGTTTTTGCGCGATCTAAAACATGCACTGATCCGTATTGAAAATAAAACTTACGGTGTTTGCAGAGTTACGGGAAAATTAATCCCTAAAGAACGATTGCAAGCCGTGCCGCACGCTACACTAAGCATTGAAGCGAAAAATATGCAGAGATAATCTACTCACTATTAAAAAATAAAGTCCGAATTTCTGATTATATAAATTGGAAATTGGGACTTTTTTCATATTACAAATGATGTTTTTAGTTATTATTTTGGCCGTAGCTGTTGTTATGATGTACTTTGTCAGCAGAAATCAAGTTGTAAAAAACATATTCCAAAAGGAAGAAAAATATTACACCATTGATGATGCGTTTAATTCCAAAAGAAAAGAACGGCAAGACGAAATTGATCATTTACTTAGTAAAATAGGCGAAAACGGACTTGCTGACCTCACAGAAAAAGAACGACAAAGACTGGATGAGTTATCTAAGAAATGAGTTACATTTGCAAAAATTTTTTCGCTCAGAAAAATAATTAATAAGACAAAATGGAATCTATCATTGTACATCCGAAAAACTCCATGGAACTAACAGCACTGAAAAGTGTACTGAAGGAAATGGGCATCGAGTTTGAAAAATTTCACACCAGAAATCACTTTCATAACCAGAAAACTGTTAAAAAAATCAACGACAGAAACGAGAAAAAATCCCCAAAACCTAATAAACCTAAAGGATTGTAATGAAAAAAATTATCCTTATCACTTTTATTATCCTATTGATAGATCAGTTTTCCAAAATCTACGTCAAGACACATTTTTTCCTTGGTGAGAGCATCAATGTATTTGGACTGAACTGGTTTAAGCTAACCTTTGTAGAAAATCCAGGAATGGCTTATGGGCTGCATTTTGGCGGACTGTGGGGGAAATATACATTGATAATTCTTAGAATTGTTTTGGCAATCGGGATGGTTATGCTGTTCAAAAAATGGCTGAAGGAAGGAGCTTCCAATTACCTTATCATACCAATGTCTATGATTTTTGCAGGTGCACTAGGGAACGTCTTTGACGGGATTTTTTATGGTATCATTTTCGACAGCGGTACTTTTTATGACGCTGCATCCGGAAGATGGATAGATTATGCTGGTGTTTCCAAACTGGTTCCGATGGGACAAGGTTACTCCGACCTGATGAAAGGTTGTGTAGTAGATATGCTGCATTTTCCTTTGGTAGATACAACCTGGCCAGATTGGATTCCTATTTTGGGCGGCAACAGAATTGAGTTTTTCAAATATATTTTCAACGTTGCAGATAGTTCTATAACGCTTGGCGCATTGTTTTTATATATTTTCCGTAAAAAAGCCTTCCCCAACGGCTTGGATTTTTAAAAATATTTGAAGTGAAAGACATAAATCAAATTATTTAAAAATTTAATCAAATATTCCTGTTACTTATAGTGGCAGGATTTCTTTTTATGTTTTTTGCCAATTATTCCATTGTAACGGCAAATGATATACTCATTTCATATTCTGCCTCTACGCTTCGAAAGTAAAAACCACTTTTGTTTCGGGAATTAATAAATTTTCGGGAACATCTTGCCAAAGCAAAATCTCAGTGGTCTAAATGAAGACTGAAATCAGACAAGCCAATACTTTGTTAAACATTATATCTTTCCTATTTTTGTGTACTGAATTTTAGAAAATCTAAAATCTAAAATCTAAAATCTAAAATCTAAATGTCTAGAATCCTGACCGGAATACAAGCCACCGGAACACCGCATCTCGGAAACCTTTTGGGAGCGATTATACCCGCAATCGAATTATCTAAAAAAGCAGAAAACGAATCTTTTTTATTCATTGCCAATCTGCATTCAT is from Epilithonimonas vandammei and encodes:
- the topA gene encoding type I DNA topoisomerase, whose translation is MSKNLVIVESPAKAKTIQKYLGKDYEVKSSFGHIRDLPKKGMGIDLSNFTPDYEVSADKKKLVTELKAAVKKSEMVWLASDEDREGEAIAWHLAEELKLKPENRKRIVFHEITKNAILKAIENPRDIDQNLVNAQQARRVLDRIVGFEMSPVLWKKVKTGLSAGRVQSVAVRLIVEREKEIREFVPKPSFKVEGVFLNDGKQEIAAKLKKDFEKESDAETFLQQAQSTEFKVLNVETRPGTRTASAPFTTSTLQQEASSRLGYNVTTTMRLAQRLYEEGFITYMRTDSVNLSQEAINGAKAQILSEYGENYSKPRNYTTKSSSAQEAHEAIRPTDFSVKTVGDAQLNKLYQLIYRRTLASQMENAKIEKTVIEIGNPKLPQHFEAQGEVIIFDGFLKAYGIVKTEDDDDDSNEKLLPKVKVGEILDYKTITATEKFTKPAARFTEAGLVKKLEELGIGRPSTYAPTIQTIQNREYVDKREIEPQTREIVKMTLGKSGVKKEVLEEKFGGDKNKFVPTDIGEVVNDFLTDNFAEILDYGFTARVEEGFDEIANGDQKWKEMMTDFYSKFHPRIEDVEENADRATGERILGVDPKSGKNVHARIGRFGPMIQIGEQDDEEKPTFASLMANQNIATITLEEALELFKLPFDLQEVDGQPVSVGVGRFGPYVKWGETYISIPKGEDPLSVNQERAEEIINEKKRADAPIATYKGEPVTKGTGRFGPFIKYKSIFVNVPKRYDFDNLSQSDINELIDAKLDKEANRYIRQWEKEKIAIENGRWGPFIKFGKANFKIPKKADDTKYEAEELKEISLDEVKKWITEQDPKAFAEKKKPAAKKATTAKKPAAKKAPAKKK
- the ileS gene encoding isoleucine--tRNA ligase — encoded protein: MNKFAEYTNLNLTETAKTIAEFWKNNDTFKKSVEIRQGQPEFVFYEGPPSANGMPGIHHVMARAIKDIFCRYQTQNGKQVFRKAGWDTHGLPVELGVEKELGITKEDIGKKISIEEYNEACRNAVMRYTDVWNDMTEKIGYWVDMENPYITYKPKYMESVWWLLKQIYNKGLIYKGYTIQPYSPKAGTGLSSHEVNQPGAYRDVTDTTVVAQFKTLPETLPSFLQGFGDVHFLAWTTTPWTLPSNTALTVGPKIDYVLVKTFNQYTFEPINIVLAKPLVGKQFGKKYVEGSDEDFANYTSEKKTIPYQILAEFKGADLVGIKYEQLLDYATPYQNPENAFRVIAGDFVTTEDGTGIVHTAPTFGADDAKVAKEASPEVPPMLVLDDNGNPVPLVDLQGRFLSVVNDEIYGFANEYVKSEYLNDEEKATEFNIQKENLKSIITDLKAYLSVDERIALKLRKENKAFKVEKYVHSYPHSWRTDEPLLYYPLDSWFIKVTEVKDRMFDLNETINWKPKSTGEGRFGNWLKNANDWNLSRSRYWGIPLPIWRTEDKKEEVIIGSIEELYNAIEKSIEAGFQKENPFKDFEIGNMSEENYAKVDLHKNIVDQITLVSESGKPMKRESDLIDVWFDSGAMPYAQLHYPFENKELIDNNKAFPADFIAEGVDQTRGWFYTLHAIATTVFDSVAYKNVMSNGLVLDKNGVKMSKSKGNTIDPFETISTYGPDATRWYMISNANPWENLKFDIEGIDEVRRKFFGTLYNTYSFFALYANVDGFNYAEKQVEDRPEIDRWILSELNLLIKDVKALYEDYEPTRVAREISTFVNDNLSNWYVRLCRRRFWKGDYSDDKISAYQTLYTCLETVAKLSAPIAPFFMDQLFQDLNKVTGKDSVNSIHLTDFPVADESLIDTDLVEKTHLAQTITSMVFSLRKKENVKVRQPLQKVLIPVLDKKTEEQILAVAELIKQEVNVKELQLINAEEASHLIIKQIKPNFKTLGARLGKDMKTVAGAISSFTTEQIADLEKTGKADVSGYEITVEDVEISTKDIPGWTVASEGKTTVALDLTLTEELKAEGIARELINRIQNLRKDKNFELTDRISIRLEESCPFKKEFINNQIYISSEVLSDKIEFVNSLSKFEEIEIDEVKFRIEIEKI
- a CDS encoding TraR/DksA family transcriptional regulator codes for the protein MADEKLRYSDAELQEFKKLIQDKIAKAENDLGLIKENFINNQNNGTDDTSPTFKAFEEGAETLSKEQNAILASRQEKFLRDLKHALIRIENKTYGVCRVTGKLIPKERLQAVPHATLSIEAKNMQR
- a CDS encoding DUF6576 domain-containing protein; the encoded protein is MMFLVIILAVAVVMMYFVSRNQVVKNIFQKEEKYYTIDDAFNSKRKERQDEIDHLLSKIGENGLADLTEKERQRLDELSKK
- a CDS encoding DUF2683 family protein; the encoded protein is MESIIVHPKNSMELTALKSVLKEMGIEFEKFHTRNHFHNQKTVKKINDRNEKKSPKPNKPKGL
- a CDS encoding lipoprotein signal peptidase — encoded protein: MKKIILITFIILLIDQFSKIYVKTHFFLGESINVFGLNWFKLTFVENPGMAYGLHFGGLWGKYTLIILRIVLAIGMVMLFKKWLKEGASNYLIIPMSMIFAGALGNVFDGIFYGIIFDSGTFYDAASGRWIDYAGVSKLVPMGQGYSDLMKGCVVDMLHFPLVDTTWPDWIPILGGNRIEFFKYIFNVADSSITLGALFLYIFRKKAFPNGLDF